In the Dehalococcoidales bacterium genome, CTCTAACTTCATGCTGGTCATGTCCGGTTGCTCTTTCAGCGGTGATACTCCTCTTCTACGGCGCCCGGCTTTCCCCTTTGCTTGAGAAAGGTCCTGTCCCCTTCCTGCCAGACCCAGAGATGGTGTTCCGGTATTATCCAGCCGGCGATAGACTGCCGGGACGGGTAGACAATGAAGACGGTCTCAGCCACCCGGTTGAGTTCATCCAGTGCCTGCCTGCCTTTACAACCGGTCGGCAGGTGTTCCAGCAGGTGGCTGGCAAATGCAGCGCCAAAGGTATTATCTGAGAACGGGATATGGGTAACGCTGGCAACGACGGCACACGGGTGGCCGTCTATCGCCCGGCGGTCAATATCAAGGCAGACATCCCCTTCACCGTGCGCCGGCTTGTTAAACCAGTGACGCGCCTGTTTGCCACCCCACGGTCCACCGGCTACCAGGAGCGGTCTGGTTCTCTCCCGGGCCAGGCTGGTAGCTGTCCGGTATTTCCGGTTCTTGTCCTGTATCTCAAGCATCCAGACTACAAGCTGCCAGATACCCACGACAACCAGAAACCCCAATACCACGTAAAGGACAGTCAACGCCATATGTATAACCCCTCTGTCCTATACTCCCAGCCAGGAGAATAGAGACTTCAGTCCGTAGTAGCCGCAGAAGGCGATTATCAGACTCTTCAGACCGGTACCCAGAAAGGAGAAGAAGAAGAACTTGTGGGGGGGATATCGTAGTGCGGCTATGGCAATCGTCATCGGCAGGTGGAGTGGATTGACCAGTAATGACATGAGAAATACCGCCAGTGAACCATGCCGCTCAGCCCATGCTATCGCCCTGTCATAAAAGCTGCTGCTGAATTTGCTGGTGATTTTCTCGGAAATACCTCTACCTCCGTAACCGATAAGGAAAGTAATCAACTGTCCCAGGCTGGCTCCTAATCCGGATAGCAATCCGACCCACACCGGCGCTAAAATCCCATACTCGCTGGCTAATGTGCCCGGGAGAGTGAATACTACGAGCCAGTAGGGGACCGGGATAGCCGTTACACTAAAAGTACTACCGGCAATAAAAGCGACAATCAATGCACCCAGCAAGCCAAACCTGGCAACATAGGTGTTACCCATTAAATCATCTTTATAGCAAATAGCGGCAGCACAAAGGGCAATCGTGACAACGATGGCCAAACCACCGACCCACAGTTCCTTTTTCGACCACTTTCGCTTAGCCTGCTGCTCCATAATCGTGGTATTACTACGCTGTAGTAAGGCTCCTTCCAGTATTCATCCAATTATAGCAAGACTATCTCCGCTGGCACAAGACAAACGTGAGCAGAAGCATCACAACAGCCCCGGTACCGCTAAAGAGCGGCCTTTCTTATGAATGGGAAGGCATGCATCACGACGTAAACTGAAGAGCCCACGGCCTTTCAGGAGCAACCATCTAAGGGCATTCCTCACCGATATCGGCCAGGATGCCGAGAAACTGTCTCAGTATTCGGGCAGTGGCACCCCATATCACCTTGCCCTGGTAATGGTAGAAAAAGGTGGGTACCACCTCACCTTCGAGGATATCCGTATCCTCCCGGACATTGTCCTTGTCCAGGAGAGCTGCCAGGGGGACTTCGATTACCTCTTCGGTCTCCCACTGGTCCACCTTGATGTCATAGGGCCAGGGAATGATTCCCACAAAGGGAGAGATAACATAGCCGGAGCCGATTGTGCGGATGTCGTCCAGTTCCCCCAGCACCTCGACGTCGCTCTCGGCCACGCCGACCTCTTCCTCTGTCTCACGCAGGGCTGTCTTGCGAAATGCAATGTCCTCTTCCTCGTAAGCGCCGCCGGGAAAAGATATCTGGCCCTTGTGGTCCCGTACCCTCGTAGTCCTCTGGATGAACAGGAGATGGTACTCTCCATCCTTGAGATAGAGCGGCAGTAGTACCGCCGATGACACGCGCCGGGTATCGGTGATGTGGAGCTTCTTTCTCCGGGAAAGGGTCTGCTTCAGTCTCTCCTTCATGGTTCCTATGGTAGCACTGTCCCACAGCGGAAACAAACCCCCGCCGACACAGAGTGTCGCCGACACAGCGAAGCTTGACAAAAGGCGCTCCACCTACCTAAAGTGTTCAGTAACAAGATGGCTTGCGCATAGCTCAGCCAATAAGGAGCACAACCATGCAAGGCAGAAGGACAGAGGAGCTTCTCAGGTGGGACCGGGAGCACATCGTGCACGGCCGGTGGCCCATCGGTGGCAACATTGGCATAGTGACCGAAAAGAGCCACGGCATATTTTTCCAGGACACGGAAGGGAAGGAGTATATCGACGGGGCATCTCAGTTGCTCTGTGTCAATCTGGGCTACGGACAGCAAGAGATTATCGACGCCATCAGCGAGGAGCTGGCCAGGACGCAGTATGCTATGCTGTTCCACGGGTTCTCCAACGTGGCTATCGTCGAGTGTGGCCAGAAGCTGGGTGAGTTGGTGCCACCGGGACTGGACCATTTCAGCTTTACCACCGGCGGTTCCGAGAGTATCGATTCTGCAATAAGGCTGGCCCGCTTCTACTGGCACGCCAGAGGGAGCGACAAGCACAAGGTCATCAGCCTCTACGATTCGTATCATGGCATCACCAGCGCTGCATTGACCGCCACCGGCTCCGGCAAGGGTTCCTATGAGAGGGGTCTGGGTTCGTTGCCCGGCTTTATTCGCATACCCTCACACTACTGTTATCGCTGCACATTCAACCAGGAATACCCCCGCTGTGGTATCCAGTGCGCCCGGTTCCTGGCCGAAGTCATTGAGAAAGAAGGCCCTGACAATATAGCTGCTTTCATGGCCGAACCCGTCCTCGGTGTCGGCGGGATGCTTGCTCCTCCTCCCGAGTACTGGCCAATGGTAAGGGAGATTTGCACGAAGTACGATGTCCTCCTGATTGCCGATGAAGTCATGACCGGTTTCGGCAGGACTGGAAAGATGTTCGCCATGGAACACTGGGGCATCAGGCCGGACATAATCACCATGGCCAAGGGTATTACAAGTGCCTACCTGCCCTTTGGTGCCGTGGCCTTCAGCAATGACATCTGGGAGGCAGTAAAGGGCCGCAACTTCGTTGCCTACACCTATTCCGGGCACCCTGTGTGTGCTGTCGCAGCGACCAAAGCGATGGAGATATACGTACGGGACAGGATAGCTGAGAATGCTGCCAGCATGGGCAAGTATGCCCTGGAACGCCTGATTCGGGACTTCGGACCGCTGCCCTGCGTGGGAGGCGCCAACGGGCTGGGCCTGATGCTGGGCATCGAAATAGTGGCCGACAAGGCTACAAAGAGACCATTCGACCCGGGGCTGAACGTAATGCAGAAGATTCAGGACCGGGCACTGGAGCAGGGGCTTTTCGTCCGCGTGTCTGGAATCGGCGGTACCCCCAGCGACAGGGTCGTCTTCGCTCCACCCCTGACGGTTACGTCCCGGGAAGTGGACCGGGCATTGGATATCCTTCATCCGATTATTGACGGCCTTACGCCGGGCTAGACACTCCGGCAACAATAGAGTAACGGAGGCAACCCTTGACATACGAGACACTACTTCTTGAGAAGCAGAACGGCGTCGGCATAATCACGCTGAACCGTCCGGAACGGCTCAACGCCCTGAGCTTTACCCTCTTCGCCGAATTCGACCGGGCACTCACCCAGTTTGAAGAAGACGAGGAGGTGAAGGTAGTCGTTATAACCGGTACCGGGGAAAAGGCCTTCTCCGCCGGAGCGGACATCCACGAGATGGCAGAGATGCCTGCGGAACGGCTCCAGGAACGTGATGTACGCCGCACCGATTGGACATGGCACCTGGCGGCATACAAGAAGCCCACCATTGGGGCCATCAACGGGCTTGCCTACGGGGGCGGTGCCCTGATGTCCTCCATCTTCGATATCCGCATCGGTTGTGAACGCACCAGATTTCGCTTCCTGGCAGTCACGTACAGTCGGGTTAACTCCACCTGGAGCCTGCCGTTGATGATCGGCTGGCCGATGGCCAAGGAACTCCTCTTCACCGGCCGCGTGGTCGAGGCCGAAGAGGCTTACCGCATCGGGCTGCTCAACAGGCTGGTGCCCTCAGCAGAGCTGATGAAGACCGCCATCGAGATGGGCCAGCTCATCGCCGGTAATGATACCGCAGCCGTGCAGGCGATCAGGGAAATAATGGTGAAGGATATCGGTCTAAGCTGGCGCGAGATGCAGCGCAATGAGGCTGAAATAGTGGCCCGCTCCGTGGATTCACCCCCGGCCAGAGAGAGCTTCAGCAGCTTCCTTAAACGCACGTCTAAGTAGCTACAATGGGAACGGAGGACAGGGAAATAGCAGCTCCCAGGACGGCACTGGAAGGTATCCGCGTACTCGACCTCGGCCGCTACCAGGCGGGACCGAGGGCCGGACTCGTGCTTGCCCGTCTGGGCGCCGAGGTCATCAAGGTAGAAGCCCTGGACGGGGAAGAAAGCCGGGGTCTGCGCAGTACGGGCTCAGTTCGTGGACAGAACCCGTACTGGGTGCAGTATAACAGCGGCAAGAAGAGCCTGGCAATGGACCTGCGGAATGAGAAAGCAAAAGCCGTCCTGCGGGAACTGATAAAGATATCTGACGTTCTCATCCAGAACTTCCGCCCCGGTACAATCAAGAAGATGGGATTCTCCTACGAAACACTCTGTTCCCTTAACCCGGGGATAGTCATGTTGAACGTCTCCGCCTACGGGCAGTACGGTCCTTTCCGGGACCGCATTGGATTCGACCCCATCGGCCAGGCAATCAGTGGTCTAATGCAGCTTACGGGTTACCCGGAAACCCCACCAACTATTACCACCATGCCTATTATTGACCGTATCACGGCGTTGCATGGCACTATTGGCGTGCTTGCGGCACTTCGCGAGCGGGAACTCTCCGGAAAGGGGCAGGAGATAGACGTCTGCCTGGCTGATACCGGCTTCAGCCTTACCGAGATACCGATAGCCACCTACCTGGGGAATGGCAGCGTTCCTGAGCGCCAGGGGAGCCGAAATGCCGGTGCCCTGTGTAATGTCTACCGGACCACTGACGGCTGGGCACTCCTGGTGGCCCCCAACCAGAATATCTGGCCCAGGCTCTGTGAGATTCTGGATAAGCCGGAGTGGGTGGACGACCCCCGTTTCGCCAGCCGCGCGGAACGGGCAAAGAACGCCGTCGTGGTGGAGGATGAACTGGCCCGGTGGTTCGCCACCTTGACTACAACGGAAGCGGTAGACACCATGTCTGAGGCCAGTATCCCCTGTGCCCCGGTGAACGATATACCGCAGGCGGCAGAGAGTGCCCAACTCTGGGAGCGGGAGTTGCTCGTGGAGGTCCCCGATGCAGTCGCCGGTACGGCACATGCCAGCGGGAAGCTCATCAAGCTCAGCCGCAGCGAGACAATAGTGGGCACGACACCCACCGTGGGGCAGCACACCGAAGAAATCCTGCGTGACCTGCTCAACTACACGCCGCAGCAGATACAGCAGTTACGTGATGAGCAGGTGGTAAGATGACGGCTCAGATACAAAAACTTGACATTTTCACGTTTACCCTTTTATAATCAGATATTACTTGGTTCCTGTTTCTCTATTCCCACGAACTCACCATACACACGGTCACTCCATAACCTGATAGTTTGATTCCCCTTATGTCGAAGTACATCTTTGTAACCGGTGGCGTAGTTAGTTCCGTTGGCAAGGGAATAACTGTCGCTTCGATTGGTACACTCCTGAAGAGCCGTCAGATTACCGTGTCTATCCAGAAGCTGGACCCGTATCTCAATGTTGACCCGGGAACGATGTCACCCTA is a window encoding:
- a CDS encoding CoA transferase; translation: MGTEDREIAAPRTALEGIRVLDLGRYQAGPRAGLVLARLGAEVIKVEALDGEESRGLRSTGSVRGQNPYWVQYNSGKKSLAMDLRNEKAKAVLRELIKISDVLIQNFRPGTIKKMGFSYETLCSLNPGIVMLNVSAYGQYGPFRDRIGFDPIGQAISGLMQLTGYPETPPTITTMPIIDRITALHGTIGVLAALRERELSGKGQEIDVCLADTGFSLTEIPIATYLGNGSVPERQGSRNAGALCNVYRTTDGWALLVAPNQNIWPRLCEILDKPEWVDDPRFASRAERAKNAVVVEDELARWFATLTTTEAVDTMSEASIPCAPVNDIPQAAESAQLWERELLVEVPDAVAGTAHASGKLIKLSRSETIVGTTPTVGQHTEEILRDLLNYTPQQIQQLRDEQVVR
- a CDS encoding VTT domain-containing protein — its product is MEQQAKRKWSKKELWVGGLAIVVTIALCAAAICYKDDLMGNTYVARFGLLGALIVAFIAGSTFSVTAIPVPYWLVVFTLPGTLASEYGILAPVWVGLLSGLGASLGQLITFLIGYGGRGISEKITSKFSSSFYDRAIAWAERHGSLAVFLMSLLVNPLHLPMTIAIAALRYPPHKFFFFSFLGTGLKSLIIAFCGYYGLKSLFSWLGV
- a CDS encoding aspartate aminotransferase family protein encodes the protein MQGRRTEELLRWDREHIVHGRWPIGGNIGIVTEKSHGIFFQDTEGKEYIDGASQLLCVNLGYGQQEIIDAISEELARTQYAMLFHGFSNVAIVECGQKLGELVPPGLDHFSFTTGGSESIDSAIRLARFYWHARGSDKHKVISLYDSYHGITSAALTATGSGKGSYERGLGSLPGFIRIPSHYCYRCTFNQEYPRCGIQCARFLAEVIEKEGPDNIAAFMAEPVLGVGGMLAPPPEYWPMVREICTKYDVLLIADEVMTGFGRTGKMFAMEHWGIRPDIITMAKGITSAYLPFGAVAFSNDIWEAVKGRNFVAYTYSGHPVCAVAATKAMEIYVRDRIAENAASMGKYALERLIRDFGPLPCVGGANGLGLMLGIEIVADKATKRPFDPGLNVMQKIQDRALEQGLFVRVSGIGGTPSDRVVFAPPLTVTSREVDRALDILHPIIDGLTPG
- a CDS encoding enoyl-CoA hydratase/isomerase family protein is translated as MTYETLLLEKQNGVGIITLNRPERLNALSFTLFAEFDRALTQFEEDEEVKVVVITGTGEKAFSAGADIHEMAEMPAERLQERDVRRTDWTWHLAAYKKPTIGAINGLAYGGGALMSSIFDIRIGCERTRFRFLAVTYSRVNSTWSLPLMIGWPMAKELLFTGRVVEAEEAYRIGLLNRLVPSAELMKTAIEMGQLIAGNDTAAVQAIREIMVKDIGLSWREMQRNEAEIVARSVDSPPARESFSSFLKRTSK
- a CDS encoding CoA pyrophosphatase — encoded protein: MSSFAVSATLCVGGGLFPLWDSATIGTMKERLKQTLSRRKKLHITDTRRVSSAVLLPLYLKDGEYHLLFIQRTTRVRDHKGQISFPGGAYEEEDIAFRKTALRETEEEVGVAESDVEVLGELDDIRTIGSGYVISPFVGIIPWPYDIKVDQWETEEVIEVPLAALLDKDNVREDTDILEGEVVPTFFYHYQGKVIWGATARILRQFLGILADIGEECP
- a CDS encoding methyltransferase domain-containing protein, with protein sequence MALTVLYVVLGFLVVVGIWQLVVWMLEIQDKNRKYRTATSLARERTRPLLVAGGPWGGKQARHWFNKPAHGEGDVCLDIDRRAIDGHPCAVVASVTHIPFSDNTFGAAFASHLLEHLPTGCKGRQALDELNRVAETVFIVYPSRQSIAGWIIPEHHLWVWQEGDRTFLKQRGKPGAVEEEYHR